In one Poecilia reticulata strain Guanapo linkage group LG8, Guppy_female_1.0+MT, whole genome shotgun sequence genomic region, the following are encoded:
- the srl gene encoding sarcalumenin isoform X1 produces the protein MKGTVSICCLXTLLLLQATAEVEEFDSVLRDRSHIDETLRLAAEEKAADYAAAIQKLRKIYHTSIKPMEQAYKYNELRQHEISAYPGRTLGDSATDGEITSKPMVLFLGPWSVGKSSMINYLLGLHDSPYQLYTGAEPTTSEFTVIMHGEKIRSVEGIVMAADSSRSFSPLEKFGQNFLEKLIGIEMPHKLLERVTFVDTPGIIENRKQQERGYPFNDVCQWFIDRADLIFVVFDPTKLDVGLELEMLFRQLKGRESQIRIILNKADNLATQDLMRVYGALFWSLAPLINVTEPPRVYVSSFWPYDYAPDTSRELFKREEISLLEDLNQVIENRMENKIAFIRQHAIRVRIHALLVDRYVQTFKEKMSFFSDPELVFQEIVDEPDKFYIFKSILAKTNVSKFDLPNRDAYRDFFGINPIANFKSLASQCSYIGGCLLDKIEKAITNELPALLSSINSGKQPGLSSCEVTGCGEKPKNRYRKN, from the exons agGTGGAAGAATTTGATTCTGTCCTAAGAGACAGATCTCATATTGATGAGACACTGCGGCTTGCAGCTGAGGAAAAAGCAGCAGACTATGCCG CGGCTATACAGAAGTTGCGGAAGATCTACCATACGTCCATCAAACCGATGGAACAGGCCTACAAGTACAACGAGCTGAGGCAGCATGAGATTTCAG CATACCCCGGACGAACCCTGGGCGACTCGGCCACAG ATGGAGAGATTACCTCCAAGCCCATGGTGCTGTTCCTTGGACCCTGGAGTGTAGGAAAGTCCTCAATGATCAATTACCTCCTGGGCTTGCACGACAGCCCATATCAGCTTTACACAG GAGCTGAGCCCACTACCTCTGAGTTTACTGTTATAATGCACGGGGAGAAAATCCGCTCTGTAGAGGGTATTGTCATGGCAGCAGATAGCTCTCGCTCATTCTCTCCCCTTGAAAAGTTTGGCCAGAACTTCCTGGAAAAGCTAATCGGCATCGAGATGCCTCACAAGCTGCTCGAACGCGTGACTTTTGTGGACACACCGGGAATCATAGAGAACCGAAAGCAGCAGGAAAGAG GTTATCCTTTCAATGATGTCTGCCAGTGGTTCATTGACCGTGCTGATCTCATCTTTGTTGTGTTTGACCCAACCAAACTGGATGTTGGTCTTGAGCTCGAGATGTTGTTCCGGCAGCTGAAAGGCCGGGAGTCACAGATCCGCATCATCCTAAACAAGGCGGACAATCTGGCCACGCAGGACTTAATGAGAGTTTATGGAGCACTCTTCTGGAGCTTGGCTCCACTTATTAATGTGACTGAGCCGCCTCGTGTCTACGTCAGCTCCTTCTGGCCGTATGATTATGCCCCAGACACCAGTCGGGAACTCTTCAAGAGAGAGGAAATCTCCCTCCTGGAAGATCTTAACCAGGTGATTGAGAACCGGATGGAGAACAAGATTGCCTTCATCCGCCAACACGCCATCCGTGTGCGCATCCATGCCCTGCTTGTGGACCGTTATGTTCAGACCTTCAAAGAGAAGATGAGCTTCTTCAGTGACCCAGAATTGGTCTTCCAGGAGATTGTAGATGAGCCGgacaagttttacattttcaaatccaTTCTAGCCAAGACCAACGTCAGCAAGTTTGACCTACCCAACCGGGATGCTTACCGTGACTTCTTTGGCATCAATCCAATCGCCAACTTCAAGTCCCTGGCATCTCAATGTTCCTACATTGGAGGCTGCCTATTGGATAAGATCGAGAAGGCAATTACCAACGAGCTGCCCGCTCTCCTGAGCAGCATTAACTCTGGCAAGCAGCCCGGCCTGTCGTCCTGTGAGGTCACTGGTTGTGGTGAGAAGCCAAAGAATCGCTACCGAAAGAATTGA
- the srl gene encoding sarcalumenin isoform X2 produces the protein MKGTVSICCLXTLLLLQATAEVEEFDSVLRDRSHIDETLRLAAEEKAADYAAAIQKLRKIYHTSIKPMEQAYKYNELRQHEISDGEITSKPMVLFLGPWSVGKSSMINYLLGLHDSPYQLYTGAEPTTSEFTVIMHGEKIRSVEGIVMAADSSRSFSPLEKFGQNFLEKLIGIEMPHKLLERVTFVDTPGIIENRKQQERGYPFNDVCQWFIDRADLIFVVFDPTKLDVGLELEMLFRQLKGRESQIRIILNKADNLATQDLMRVYGALFWSLAPLINVTEPPRVYVSSFWPYDYAPDTSRELFKREEISLLEDLNQVIENRMENKIAFIRQHAIRVRIHALLVDRYVQTFKEKMSFFSDPELVFQEIVDEPDKFYIFKSILAKTNVSKFDLPNRDAYRDFFGINPIANFKSLASQCSYIGGCLLDKIEKAITNELPALLSSINSGKQPGLSSCEVTGCGEKPKNRYRKN, from the exons agGTGGAAGAATTTGATTCTGTCCTAAGAGACAGATCTCATATTGATGAGACACTGCGGCTTGCAGCTGAGGAAAAAGCAGCAGACTATGCCG CGGCTATACAGAAGTTGCGGAAGATCTACCATACGTCCATCAAACCGATGGAACAGGCCTACAAGTACAACGAGCTGAGGCAGCATGAGATTTCAG ATGGAGAGATTACCTCCAAGCCCATGGTGCTGTTCCTTGGACCCTGGAGTGTAGGAAAGTCCTCAATGATCAATTACCTCCTGGGCTTGCACGACAGCCCATATCAGCTTTACACAG GAGCTGAGCCCACTACCTCTGAGTTTACTGTTATAATGCACGGGGAGAAAATCCGCTCTGTAGAGGGTATTGTCATGGCAGCAGATAGCTCTCGCTCATTCTCTCCCCTTGAAAAGTTTGGCCAGAACTTCCTGGAAAAGCTAATCGGCATCGAGATGCCTCACAAGCTGCTCGAACGCGTGACTTTTGTGGACACACCGGGAATCATAGAGAACCGAAAGCAGCAGGAAAGAG GTTATCCTTTCAATGATGTCTGCCAGTGGTTCATTGACCGTGCTGATCTCATCTTTGTTGTGTTTGACCCAACCAAACTGGATGTTGGTCTTGAGCTCGAGATGTTGTTCCGGCAGCTGAAAGGCCGGGAGTCACAGATCCGCATCATCCTAAACAAGGCGGACAATCTGGCCACGCAGGACTTAATGAGAGTTTATGGAGCACTCTTCTGGAGCTTGGCTCCACTTATTAATGTGACTGAGCCGCCTCGTGTCTACGTCAGCTCCTTCTGGCCGTATGATTATGCCCCAGACACCAGTCGGGAACTCTTCAAGAGAGAGGAAATCTCCCTCCTGGAAGATCTTAACCAGGTGATTGAGAACCGGATGGAGAACAAGATTGCCTTCATCCGCCAACACGCCATCCGTGTGCGCATCCATGCCCTGCTTGTGGACCGTTATGTTCAGACCTTCAAAGAGAAGATGAGCTTCTTCAGTGACCCAGAATTGGTCTTCCAGGAGATTGTAGATGAGCCGgacaagttttacattttcaaatccaTTCTAGCCAAGACCAACGTCAGCAAGTTTGACCTACCCAACCGGGATGCTTACCGTGACTTCTTTGGCATCAATCCAATCGCCAACTTCAAGTCCCTGGCATCTCAATGTTCCTACATTGGAGGCTGCCTATTGGATAAGATCGAGAAGGCAATTACCAACGAGCTGCCCGCTCTCCTGAGCAGCATTAACTCTGGCAAGCAGCCCGGCCTGTCGTCCTGTGAGGTCACTGGTTGTGGTGAGAAGCCAAAGAATCGCTACCGAAAGAATTGA